In the Canis aureus isolate CA01 chromosome 36, VMU_Caureus_v.1.0, whole genome shotgun sequence genome, tcagaaagaagtaaaatacttCATGTTGGCTGTGGTTCTTTTGGAAATTCAAAAGATAATGGTTAATCACAtaacaagtaaaaaaaagaactattaaagatttattaacATATGAAGTTAAACATCATTAATTCAATCAAATTCAAACATTTTACTTCCACAACTTGGCAAATATAGAAAAAGCATAGGAACatctagtaataataataatgaacatgGTCACTTGTATACAGCTGGAGGTCATATAATAGTAGAACATTTCTGGAGGACAACTTGATAATGTGTAGCAAAAACTTTAAATGTGGACTTTCTTCTTGAAACAGTAATTTCACTATTAGGAAATTATCCCAAGGAAAAGCATATGGATGCATCCACTGATTAAGCCAAAAAGATTTCTACagtaatattgttaaaatggcaataaaaacaGTTTAAAAGTCAAATAAGACAGAATTGGTAAAGAATAtcgctataaataaataaaaaacaatgcaaTGTAGTCATTAAAGTGATATACAAGAAAGTTTCATGACAGGGAAATGTGTTTAATGTGTTTATAAAAAACTGAtactgtgtttccatttttattattaagcCAGTAACTGcgtggaaaaaataaagattttacatCAAAATGGTAAGTCTAGTTTTCTTTAGATAATTTATGATACATTTTTACTCATCTATGTTGTTTAACTTTCTCATATTCTTATTTTGtaacaacaataatgaaaatatattatcaaatacAGTTAGGTGTTGATTATAATAATTTATCTAGAttctatgaaaaacaaataaattgagCTCCCGTATTTTTGCCAGATTATCATGCTGTTTATTTCCGTCTTACTAAAAAAGAGGCAGCTTACgttcccagctctgccctcaccAACTGCTATCCCATGTCATTCCAGAAGACATCGAAACATGCCTAAATGCCTCCAAGAATCATTCTGGGTGAGTGAacaatttaaaatgacatttaagaGTAAACATCTGAAGTTTAACTTAGAtctaaaggtttttgttttgttttttaacttagaTCTAAAGTTACTGAGATGTTGCCACCAATACCAAAGGGAACTTCAAGTGAAGaacaaggaaaaaattattttactcacAGAGACTTTGTCCTTCGCCTGTTTAAATACACTGGAAGCCTGAGTTGATTCACCACCTGTTGCTgtcaaaaaaagaagacataaacaacCCCAAACTTAGTGGCTGAAGACCGCAAAAATGCATTTTTCAGTATCTTTTGAATATTCAATTCTGTCAACAGACTAACACAAAGCAAAACTTTGCTTATTTCGAGATTCAAATCCAGTAACTGAAGAAACAGGAATTAAGAACATTCTAGCATGTGGCTCCTACTATAGTGTGTGCTAATTAATATAAGCCAGTGTTTACCAAAGCACAGGTAAGCACATCAAGTAATTTCCTATTGGTTATACCAAGCTACCTTTAAATACTGTTACTACATGAGCGTAGATCCTTTAGAACAAAAGTCACAGAACAATAATCCAAATGCCGTAGTGTTTAAGAAAAGGGGGAGGAGTGACTGGTTTTTAGGGTTGGCATGATATTAAAGAGTGTTCATGGAGAATCCCAAGCCCTCTTTTTGTAGCCAATAGCATACCTACAGTTATTTCTACATTTCATATTCCAAACCGTCATGACCAGCCaacccctttccctctgcatccCTTCATTTCACAATATGAATGACACACTTGTTTGACGTGAAACGTACCACATGAGAAATAGCttgtcaaagaaagaaaacacgaGAGAAATTTTAAGTTCAGTAATATAGAACTTGTTCTACACATGCACTTCCTGTATGAAATTATTACCACATCTGTTACTGTTGTTTCTCTTGCTGCTGTTTTATACCTCTGGTTTCAATTTTAAACTCCACTATCTCCAGCACATTTTCTGTTGATGACTTACCTGACTTAACTCGAATATGTCTCATGATTGAAAACAATCCtttgtgttttggaaaaaaaaaactatccctATTTAAAAATTGTGCTTAGAAAATGAAAGGCACAAGCTTGTGTAGTTTCCTCCTCCTTGGTTTTCTTTCATAAGAGAGAAAaccctgggctgggggtggggggcagggggtgagagGGAGCTTATGCTTATAAGCACTCTGAATGAGTTTCCAAAAGGTTTCTATGTCACATGCAGCTCTGACATAAATATAACTGTCTACAGGATGCTCTATGCTATTTAGGACTGGATGGATAGTAAGATTATTCAAGATtctggagtgatttttttttaagaagtagtgCAAATGATGCTTTCCCAatatttctgtaatatttcttaaatttctgtgACATAGTTTCCTTTTAGCCAATGACATCCATGTTTGATGTATGCTTTCTGCCCGAGTATCTTAATATTTGAACAGACTAAGGGAAGATCCTAATTAGTCCGAAGATCTTAAATTTCCTTTAATGAACGAGTTAAATAGGCAATTCACTCTCAGTGTGGTAAATCAAATACCAATGACATGTCACACATTTCACCAAACCATTTGATGTTTCCTCTAAAATTCCACAATCCTGATATATTCTTTCATTCTCTAATACATGATATAGGATTTTTatgcccaaatcaagagtctgccTCTCCAAGCATTTGTCTAATTAGAACTAAAATTCCAATTTTAATGCAGATGAATTAAGATCTGATATAAGAATTGGAGATGTCATATTAATTTCTAACCGAGAAGCATTCTTCATCCTGAACTTTTATCATCAAGGTTTCTGTATAATTCATGAGGTTTACACTTTCAAATATTGCCTTAAAGATTAGTTCTTGGAGGAAAGCTCATGAGATGATTCCCATATGaagaacacaaatataaaatacttggAATTTTATTGACTATCATAAAACCATCAAttaccttgattttctttttcttacaaagGTTAATGCTGCTCTTAACCTTTAAAGCTATCCGAAGGTTTATATAAAGGCACTTCTAATATACAATGTGAAGGTAAATATTCCTTTCTCATTTAGCAATCTGATATTTTACTTTGTAGCCTGCAAGTGTGCTacttaataaatgctaaaataaaatgtattgcaaATTAAGATTATCCTAGGataattatacatttaatgcaaataCTTTGCACTGAAGTTTAGGAATAGAGTTTGCATTATGGATATTTGTATGAGTTTTTATTGTGATTTGTAGCAAGTTTCTCTCTTTCACTTCACCACTTTTTTAAGGAGTTAAAAACAAGTATATTTgaagaagacagaaacaaaataagaaggTAGCAAAATTGAAATACACCTACGTTCCAAGAAATTCGGGGGGAAGGAGTTTTATCTAGGAATGCAGAATACTAAATTATGTAGGAAAATTAGCAGTTTGAATCCAACACATTTAAGAAGATCCCAATGACAGAATGTCAGTGAAGAGATGTAGTACAGTGAATTGAAAGCCTTGCTAATTTTGGGAACGAGGAATAAAATCTGATGGGATGACCagacaatttccttttttttttctttcatccgAAGCAAAGTAATTTTGCAATCACAGTTTTATCCcagatttgcttttcattttcaatcttGAAATCACTATCCATCCTTGGCAAAATCATCAACATCAGTAACAGATTTGGCAGTAACCATGTAGAAAATAGGACAAATATAGTATGGGCTTAAGCATGAGAgagataaataagcaaaataatgaGAATGCATACCACGGTTATATTCATCGTCATTGTCTAACCAAACACACAGAATGAAAAGAGGAATCCCCAGAACGTGACACTAGAGCACAATGCCAAGATAAAAATCACTGCTAAGTCTGAGCATGACAAAGAAACAGATGGTCATGACCTCTTCtgcagggagggaaaaaaaaaaaaagaataatgatacaAGACACTTAATAGCGAAATTGTTCATGACTGCTAAGGTtcttggaagaaaaacaaaatgaagaagccGCTACaggaatgagataaaaaaaaaaaaaaaaacatgtctatGTTTGCCAGCCACATTGCAGAACTGAAGAGTCACCTGTGGTTTTCCGCTTAACACAGGAGAGATGAGTTGGTCTAGTATATTTGATAGCaggttttaaaatgaatttcctgGAGGGAGAGTGGGCCTGAACTTCTGTTTTTTTAGCAAGTTCAGCCTTCTTATAAACTGCTACgaataaagaaaacacaaaaaaagcatACCATCAGGAGAAAATACACACTTGGAGCAAAACCGAACGACATTTCATAAATAATTAGTTACCACTGTTAGGAAGTTTCTTCTACAAAAGAGTAACAAtgaattcaaaaacatttttaaagaagttattgTGAAATGaaccttttttccttctcacttCATCTCTGGAGACTGTGCTAGGTTCCtttttagctatttttctttCAGGAGTGGAAATTCTGCCTCTCCCGGTTTtaaaaggcttttcttttctatgtttcTCGAGAGATGGTCTCCGAGCTTCCTTTTCAGCTTTCTCCTCTTTAGGAATAGTTTCTAACTGTTCTGTCATGATGCTCCTATCATCATCTGCGGATCAAAGCAAAccatgacaacaacaacaacaacgaaagcATTAGTAACAGATGTACAAGATCCttcatatatttaacaaaatgcaGAACAGAGATAAAGGGacatttttaaactgtttaaaacgaaaaagaaattgttttatttggaagtagaaaattaaaaaaaaaataatgcacacCTTGAGTGTCCACCCAGAGGCTGTCAGCATCCATGATGGAATCATCAATGGTGGTCTCGTCTTTGTAATCGTCATAGGTTTCCGTCTTATATTCTGAGAGTGCAacctcctctctctctggggaagcTGGAGCCTCCGGGGAGCCATCCCTGGGCTCGGCCTGGGCTTCGGCGGCCTCATCGACGTGGAGCTCTTTGAGGTGGAGCTCTTCTCCGGCGCGGGGAGAAGGTCTCCTCTCCACCTCGGGCTGCTCTAGGGCTGCGAAGCGCACGCTGTGGGCGCCTGACTCCCCTTCGTCGGTGGTGGTTTGCACCACGGTGATAAAATCATCCTCGATGGTTACCACGGACTCGATCACCCCTTTGTGCTCGCCAGGGCAGGTCTCCACAAATTCCTCCCTGACCCCGGGGACGCCCAGGTCGGTGATCTGAAGGGTGTCAGAGCGGAAGAGCAGCTTGTCGTACTCTCCCTGGGCCTCGATCTCGTCTTCCTCGCTCCGGGCCTCTGCGGGCTCGATGCCGGTGGCTTCGGGCACCTGCTCTGGGACGTCGGAGGGTGTGACGGAGATATCTGGGGTCCCCTTGCTGTCCTCCTGTGGCTGCCGAATGAATTCCATCTGGACGTCGGCCCCCTCGTCCGGGGCCAGCTCGGCCTCTGAGACAGCAGGTGCACAGGGAATCTCCACGGACAATTTGATGGCGATCTCGTCTTGGATCAGAGAGGACTCCGGGGACGTTTCCTTCTTGCCCTCGTCGGCTTTCAAGGACTCCATGGTGAGGCTCTCGTGCTCGCCACTGGACTCGTAGGACTCCTCCTTGTCCACAGCCTCCTGGTGCACCAGGTCAGGCTTGGCCACCTTCTCCTTGATCTCCGTCTCGCTGGCCCGGGCGCCTTCCTTCACGGGGCCAAACTCGACTCCCGGAGGCGCCAACGTGGACGGGGCGAGATCCTGCCCGACCTCGGGGGGGAGCTCCGTCTCCTGTCCCCCATCTAGGGTCAGCCCCGCGGCCATCTGCCCGAAGTCGCTGATGTGAACATCCACGTGACCCTGGTCGGCTTTCTTTGCAACAAAATCCAGTTCTGGTGCAGCTTTCCTGGAAGGTTCGACCTCCCCGACCTCTGGCACTGAGCTGAGCCCTTTCTCAGCTGTCTCCGCTGCAGGAGGGGATGCATCTTTTGCTGCGGTCGGGGGGTGCTCGGAGATTGCTCCTAATCCAGACGTGTCGGCCTTGTCGCTGGCCTCTTCCGCTGGCCTGGAGTGTTCCTTTGCATCAGCATGTTCTTCACTCTTTTCTAGGACAGTATCCAGCTTTTCGCTGGCTTTCCTGTCCTGCTCCGACTCCCTAGCCGGCCCCGGCTTGTCACCAGGGACATGCGGGGAGACCTCTTTCTCAGCCCCCAGCTCGTCTTTGACTCTGCCGGCAGCCGCCAGTTTTACTTCAATCAACGAGAGGTCCGTGGCGAGGTCTCTCCGCATCTTGTCATCGGGGCCTTCGTAAAAGGACCCGCTGTCCCCGGACAGATTCTCGCTGTCTTGAACCGGCGACGGGAGCGGGACCGTGTACTTGTTGAACACGCAGTAGCCCAGGTCTTCCAGCTGACCGTCTGTTTTAACCACGACGTGGTTCTCGTCGGTGACAGGGGGCAGGCCCGTGCTGGCCTCCTCCACCACGGTCTCCGATGGCACCGATTTCCTCCTGGCAACCTCGGCATCTGCGCTCACGGAAGCTAATCTGGACCTCGTGCCTGCCAGATCGAGCATCTCAGGCAGGTCAGGGGCCATGACGGTCCCATTTTTGTAATAATCTTTGGCGAGGAAAGGGGACTCACACGATGGCTCGACTGGAGCATTGTCCTCTCCCGGAGCCTTTTCTCCCTCCGGCTGTTCTTCCTCTTTGCTCTCTACCGGGAAACATGGGGCTTTCTCCAGGGCAGGCGTGGTGGCTGGAAGGTAATCATCCCCTTCGTCCATACTTCCACTAGTGTTGGTCAGAATGTCAGAAGCCAGAGGAGAAAGATCGTGTCCCCGACCGAAGTTAAATCCGAGGGCTATGGAATCCAGGCAAGACATGGGCAAGTTGATCGACATGCTTCTTTGCTCTATTGCAGACCTCCCGCCAAGTCCTAGACTCCTGCTTAGCGTCAAGTCGTCCTTATTCTTACTGTGGAGATCCCTCTTCTCCCCATACACTTTTGGATCAATAGTAAACATTCTTTCTTGAGGAGAACTGGGTTCTTCGGGTAAATCGGTAGGATAACCCTGTGCAAGAGTGCTGTACCCTGCCTCTTGCGCTGCAGCACTGGGCTGGGGCTCTTTACCTGCCTCAAGTTCCTTGTCGCCGTTTTTACACACGGGAGATACGGTATCCAAAGACTCTAGGGCACTTTCTCTTGTGTCACTTAGTTCGTAGTAATCACTGGCCGGCTGGATGCTCTTTGTCACTTCTTCTTTCAAGGCAGATGTTTCGAAATACTTGGACATTCCTGACTTATCTTCATAAAATGGCATGTCAAGCTCAGCTGATGTTGCAGCCCCAGCCCCTTCAACCTTAGTATCTTTGTCCACaactttttcttcaaaaaggTCCTGGGTTGCACTCTTTTCACTTGCTGCAGCTGGTTCGGTCACGACTTTCTCCAGGGTCGTGGAGGTCATGGCTGAATCGGTTACTGCTTGTTCCAAACTGACAGCGAATAATAATGCATCTGTGGTAGGCTCTTGGCCTTTCTGTTCTTCTTTTGAGAGGGCGTGCTCCATGCAGGGCTGAATGatgcctgtttctccatctgtcagTTTTGGGGGCTCACTGTCTTTTGGCATGGCTTCTTTGTCAGAAATGGTTGTTTTTTCTTCAAGCTTTGGCTGAGACTCCTTGTCAGTAGGTGTAGCTTCCTGCTCTTTTTCCTGTGCGCTCTCTGGCTTGATCGCCCCTTTTTCCTCTCCCAAAACTTTCTCTGGGACACCTTCTTCCACAGTTGGAATGAGGGCATCTTTGGGTAAGGTGGTTGCCTCTGAGGCTGGTGCTTCTGCCACTTTGTCGGGTTTATCCTTAGGGGGCTCTTCAGCTTTAGAACTATCTTTGGCAGGTGCTGGGCCACTGGtttcttccagaaattttttGTCATCTGGCTGTAAAAAGGCAGGGGCAAAGGGTGATGCTTCTGCAACGATTTCATTCTTCATGACATCTAAAGGAAGAGTGAAGCTTCCCGCCTGAAAGGGACTTGGCATGGGAGAATCAAActgtttcccttcccattttGGGATGTCCTCAAGTACATCTTTTCCCTTCATGGGTGTTAGGGGGCCAGGTGAGATGGGAGCAGCTAAACCCCACTCGTCCTTTTTTGCTTCTGTTGGCATTTCGATGAACCAGTCCTTTTGCTCTTTTGGAGTGGGGGGCTCTGCAGAGAGGCCAATACCAGGCACCACTAGGCTCGGTTCTGTCTTCTGTTTCATGTCTTCCAGCCCGGCACCAAGAGGCTGCCCAAACAGAGTGGGAGgtgctctttcttcttctgtgccTTGCATGTCCTTTGTGTCAGGGGAAGTTTTAGTTGTCTCAGGCTGAGAAACTAAGGCAGCATGTTTGAGGTCTTCACCAGGCTTACTTTGTTTCTCTGACTCCTTGTCTTTCTTGTCTAATGGCTCAGCTGGAGAAGGAGTCAATTCCTGTTGATCATGGAACTCCATCTTCGAGGCTGGAAATAAACCTGAAGTAATTGGGTTGATTTTTAAACAGATAATAGGCAAGTGCTTTCAGGCAGTAagcttaaaattatattttgaaatgacaaatgAATGGTAGGGTAAGAAAACAAAACGAAACTATGGAACATGCAAGCATGCTACCTGtttaaaaatcaacatgaaaATGTCAGGATCGAGATATATTTGTACTACTGCTGAAATGGACTCCTGTTGCGAATCAATGCATACAGGAATTGTGTATTTTGAATactctttgctcctttgtttggGTTCTCCTAAATAGTATGTAATGTGTACGTAgtagaaagaaaattcatgtgCCTTCTACGTAAATGACAAATTAAGGAATATTGAATCAGTAATATTTAGATACAAAAATACTTTAAGGACTAAATATGAAAAACGGATGAATGTCCACTGAGCTTTTTCATTTGTGTTGTCATTTGAAAACGAACTGGCAGGCCAAGGGCAGAAGGCTAATTAATCCATAGTAAGTATTCATAGTTTCAATTAACTTGATTTACAAATGCCAGGACCAATTTTTTGAGCATTGAAAAGTTACTgacataattttttaaggaatcatCTGAGATTAAATTTCaggaatataaatatttgctattaacTTTATACGATATGACCTAAAAAATTGACAAGGCAATTTCTACCACAAATTCAAAATTCTTAATCCCGAATCATCAGTTGACCTTACGACAGATGTAAGAAAATCTGAATTATATTGTTAATACTGAGAGGTCATgtgaatacaaattttaaaaagagccgATCTTTATAATATCTTTCTCTCCCTGGTCATGACCTCGTGATCGATGGTGAGGCACTAATTGTGGCTTCAGAGATATTTCATAGAAATTAAAtggctctttatttttgtttgttcaccAATTAAAAAGGTTTCAGAGTCTCACTTGTGTTTTAAGGTCACAGGTATTTTGTTGTGGTCATTGGAGCTAAATGTAATTATCTGGAAagaatttgggaaaaaataataaaattcagtcATCGCTCAAAGAGCAAGTGTATGGATCATCATTACCTTATATACTTGTGTGTCCTGTTGtaacaatagaaaagaaatacttCATGAACTTCTAATAAAGGTTAGATGGATGAAAACTCAAGAGATATGATGATGGTCAAAGACGTTGGCTGCCATGGAGAGGAAATGGTATGAGAAGCATCAGCAGGAGCTTTTAGGAAAACCAAACCAGAATTCATCGAAGCATAAAAAATATAGCACATTGCGGttgcaaacaaaaacaattctaCCATTTAAGCCTCTATGTGCCAAAATCCGAGTCTACGATTTGAAAGAAAAGCATATGAATCGCTgtcccaaaaataaaaataaaaatatacatgtattagCAATGTGGCTGGCAAACACTTGGAGATGGGAGCGGGGCGGACAAAAAGCTCACACAGCATCGTCAGCCTGGCTGCAAAGCGTGTTGTATCATGGCAAAGTAAAACCAACAATCAGCTGCAGCAGTGGAAGACCTAGCTGCCACACAGCACCTGTGCAAGCCACACTCTGCTCATTAAACCTACAACAtcggtctcaggatcatgagaagACCAAGCCATGGAATAGCATTGGAAAGGCATCAGGTTGGTAAGCTGCTGGAGAGATCATTTGCAACAGAACACATGCAAATCCTAGGAAAGACACACCTTCCCTGGCAGAGGAAGGGATTGTTACTTCTGGAGACACCTCGGTGACCTCTTTTACACTTTTCTCCTGTGGGGCCCCTGCTGGGGCACTCTCTTCAGGAGCTATGTGGGCCTCCACACTAGACTCCGCTGGGCCCTCACTGAGGCCCTGGGGTTGGTCTGAGGCCTTGGCAGCCCCGCACTCTTTCCCAGGAAGAGTGGCAGGTGTCTCTTCCTCAGCCATTGTTCCCTCTAGCGTTTCTTCTTCTTAGGGATGAAAAAGATGTTGACATCACGACCACAGAACAATACACGAAATGGCAGAAATACTATTCAAGGAACACTTTCAGCTCCATTACATCAACCTCACGAGAACCTCTTTTACCATTTGGATGAACAGATTAATATTCTAATGCAATGTGCATTATGTATTGCTTGGGAAGTTATTCTATATAATCTGCTAATAATGATGCCTTTTACAGTCTCGTTAAAAGGCTGTTTAGTTTAAAACTTGAGAGCTGAAAGGGTTTTATTGCTCTATTACCCTTAGTGGAAATGGCAGTAAGTTGCACACATGTAGGAAGCTTGCTGGAAATAAGAGATGGTGCTGCTGGATAACAGATGGTTATGAAAAGACAGATGCATTGATGTACTGAAAGAAACCTTTAAATTTGCTAGACATGTGCTGTTTTCTCCAATGCAGTAAGCCCCTACATATGAATTTCTGattactttatttaaaacatgCAAACTTTAGTAAAGAATCTTTTGGAATAAAAAACACCCAGCTTCAAAATGAGAGCCATCAACTACCCTAACAGTTTTCATGGAACCCACCAACACTATCTTATTTAGTATTCGGGGGCAAAAGTATTTAGTATTTaaagtattaaattatatttcgatataatttatgtatgtaatatttttaaggcAAAAGACTTCCTCactcaatttattttatcttcattgcATTCCATGACATGGGAGACTATGAAAATTTCAAGGAgtaagcaaaatattttgaaaagcaagGTCTGGGTAAAAGGTAATCTTACCATTGAAAAAAGTTTACCTCTGGGACACAGCTGTTATTGGGTGTTATTGCTTACACCCTTGAAATACCAATAATTAGTTCACGTATAGTTCCCCTTGATCCTGAATAAGAAAATGTGCCCATTACCTGGAAAGTCTTATTGTGCAATTCAAAACCAAACCACTGAGATAACTGAATGGCAACCAAACTGCCAAAATATCTTCCCAAAGGATGTATATCACGtggaaaaatgttaacaattaaaatgtaaaatgcacaCTTATGAAGGTCATGAATTATCGTGTTCATTTGCTTCTCATTTTGCACTTCAAATGCCAGtaaaataaatcccattttattGCTTAAGAAATTAGAGGGAAATATATAAGCTGTTTTATAGTTCTACAAATGAAAGGTTCTTATGAAACATTGTTTAAATGGCCTGGTGAGAAAGACTTCAGATGGAAAGGAAAGggattttcttttgtaaaagatATTAAAACTCCTAGGCAAGGGATGGGGGAAGAAAGGACTGCTTCatctattcccccccccccccccccatttagcACTCAGGGactttcatttttgtcatttagttacataagtaacatttaaaaaattcaaactccAAATTATTATTAAGGCCATTTTTGTAATTACAGACGAGACTTCTACTATAGCTGCTTTACTAATGTCACCTTCTTGGGTAAAGTCTAATCAAGTCAatcaatttattttccaaatccaTGTAACCTTTTGgctttccatttcctcattttgtaTAAATCATGTTTATTTCTACTACACTCGTTTCTCATTCGAAATTCCCCatctttttcttaattgttaTTAAGTTTACACTATTAGAAGGACTTATTTTTTACCATGGGTTATATTTCTCTTTTAGAGTGTCTGAGCCATTGGTGCTCTTTGTTTTCCAAAGGATCCTTGAAGACGTTTATTATCATGAATGTAGTTGGAAAGAATGAGTTTGTTCCCCATTGGCTTGGAACTATCTGCCCTTATGTTA is a window encoding:
- the MAP2 gene encoding microtubule-associated protein 2 isoform X10, coding for MADDRKDEAKAPHWTSTQLTEASAHPHPPEIKDQGGAGEGLVRSANGFPYREDEEGAFGEHGSQSTYSDTKENGINGELTSADRETAEEVSARIVQVVTAEAVAVLKGEQEKEAQHKDQPAALPLAAEETANLPPSPPPSPASEQTVPVEEGLFPASKMEFHDQQELTPSPAEPLDKKDKESEKQSKPGEDLKHAALVSQPETTKTSPDTKDMQGTEEERAPPTLFGQPLGAGLEDMKQKTEPSLVVPGIGLSAEPPTPKEQKDWFIEMPTEAKKDEWGLAAPISPGPLTPMKGKDVLEDIPKWEGKQFDSPMPSPFQAGSFTLPLDVMKNEIVAEASPFAPAFLQPDDKKFLEETSGPAPAKDSSKAEEPPKDKPDKVAEAPASEATTLPKDALIPTVEEGVPEKVLGEEKGAIKPESAQEKEQEATPTDKESQPKLEEKTTISDKEAMPKDSEPPKLTDGETGIIQPCMEHALSKEEQKGQEPTTDALLFAVSLEQAVTDSAMTSTTLEKVVTEPAAASEKSATQDLFEEKVVDKDTKVEGAGAATSAELDMPFYEDKSGMSKYFETSALKEEVTKSIQPASDYYELSDTRESALESLDTVSPVCKNGDKELEAGKEPQPSAAAQEAGYSTLAQGYPTDLPEEPSSPQERMFTIDPKVYGEKRDLHSKNKDDLTLSRSLGLGGRSAIEQRSMSINLPMSCLDSIALGFNFGRGHDLSPLASDILTNTSGSMDEGDDYLPATTPALEKAPCFPVESKEEEQPEGEKAPGEDNAPVEPSCESPFLAKDYYKNGTVMAPDLPEMLDLAGTRSRLASVSADAEVARRKSVPSETVVEEASTGLPPVTDENHVVVKTDGQLEDLGYCVFNKYTVPLPSPVQDSENLSGDSGSFYEGPDDKMRRDLATDLSLIEVKLAAAGRVKDELGAEKEVSPHVPGDKPGPARESEQDRKASEKLDTVLEKSEEHADAKEHSRPAEEASDKADTSGLGAISEHPPTAAKDASPPAAETAEKGLSSVPEVGEVEPSRKAAPELDFVAKKADQGHVDVHISDFGQMAAGLTLDGGQETELPPEVGQDLAPSTLAPPGVEFGPVKEGARASETEIKEKVAKPDLVHQEAVDKEESYESSGEHESLTMESLKADEGKKETSPESSLIQDEIAIKLSVEIPCAPAVSEAELAPDEGADVQMEFIRQPQEDSKGTPDISVTPSDVPEQVPEATGIEPAEARSEEDEIEAQGEYDKLLFRSDTLQITDLGVPGVREEFVETCPGEHKGVIESVVTIEDDFITVVQTTTDEGESGAHSVRFAALEQPEVERRPSPRAGEELHLKELHVDEAAEAQAEPRDGSPEAPASPEREEVALSEYKTETYDDYKDETTIDDSIMDADSLWVDTQDDDRSIMTEQLETIPKEEKAEKEARRPSLEKHRKEKPFKTGRGRISTPERKIAKKEPSTVSRDEVRRKKAVYKKAELAKKTEVQAHSPSRKFILKPAIKYTRPTHLSCVKRKTTATGGESTQASSVFKQAKDKVSDGVTKSPEKRSSLPRPSSILPPRRGVSGDRDENSFSLNSSISSSARRTTRSEPIRRAGKSGTSTPTTPGSTAITPGTPPSYSSRTPGTPGTPSYPRTPHTPGTPKSAILVPSEKKVAIIRTPPKSPATPKQLRLINQPLPDLKNVKSKIGSTDNIKYQPKGGQVQIVTKKIDLSHVTSKCGSLKNIRHRPGGGRVKIESVKLDFKEKAQAKVGSLDNAHHVPGGGNVKIDSQKLNFREHAKARVDHGAEIITQSPGRSSVASPRRLSNVSSSGSINLLESPQLATLAEDVTAALAKQGL
- the MAP2 gene encoding microtubule-associated protein 2 isoform X13, yielding MADDRKDEAKAPHWTSTQLTEASAHPHPPEIKDQGGAGEGLVRSANGFPYREDEEGAFGEHGSQSTYSDTKENGINGELTSADRETAEEVSARIVQVVTAEAVAVLKGEQEKEAQHKDQPAALPLAAEETANLPPSPPPSPASEQTVPVEEASKMEFHDQQELTPSPAEPLDKKDKESEKQSKPGEDLKHAALVSQPETTKTSPDTKDMQGTEEERAPPTLFGQPLGAGLEDMKQKTEPSLVVPGIGLSAEPPTPKEQKDWFIEMPTEAKKDEWGLAAPISPGPLTPMKGKDVLEDIPKWEGKQFDSPMPSPFQAGSFTLPLDVMKNEIVAEASPFAPAFLQPDDKKFLEETSGPAPAKDSSKAEEPPKDKPDKVAEAPASEATTLPKDALIPTVEEGVPEKVLGEEKGAIKPESAQEKEQEATPTDKESQPKLEEKTTISDKEAMPKDSEPPKLTDGETGIIQPCMEHALSKEEQKGQEPTTDALLFAVSLEQAVTDSAMTSTTLEKVVTEPAAASEKSATQDLFEEKVVDKDTKVEGAGAATSAELDMPFYEDKSGMSKYFETSALKEEVTKSIQPASDYYELSDTRESALESLDTVSPVCKNGDKELEAGKEPQPSAAAQEAGYSTLAQGYPTDLPEEPSSPQERMFTIDPKVYGEKRDLHSKNKDDLTLSRSLGLGGRSAIEQRSMSINLPMSCLDSIALGFNFGRGHDLSPLASDILTNTSGSMDEGDDYLPATTPALEKAPCFPVESKEEEQPEGEKAPGEDNAPVEPSCESPFLAKDYYKNGTVMAPDLPEMLDLAGTRSRLASVSADAEVARRKSVPSETVVEEASTGLPPVTDENHVVVKTDGQLEDLGYCVFNKYTVPLPSPVQDSENLSGDSGSFYEGPDDKMRRDLATDLSLIEVKLAAAGRVKDELGAEKEVSPHVPGDKPGPARESEQDRKASEKLDTVLEKSEEHADAKEHSRPAEEASDKADTSGLGAISEHPPTAAKDASPPAAETAEKGLSSVPEVGEVEPSRKAAPELDFVAKKADQGHVDVHISDFGQMAAGLTLDGGQETELPPEVGQDLAPSTLAPPGVEFGPVKEGARASETEIKEKVAKPDLVHQEAVDKEESYESSGEHESLTMESLKADEGKKETSPESSLIQDEIAIKLSVEIPCAPAVSEAELAPDEGADVQMEFIRQPQEDSKGTPDISVTPSDVPEQVPEATGIEPAEARSEEDEIEAQGEYDKLLFRSDTLQITDLGVPGVREEFVETCPGEHKGVIESVVTIEDDFITVVQTTTDEGESGAHSVRFAALEQPEVERRPSPRAGEELHLKELHVDEAAEAQAEPRDGSPEAPASPEREEVALSEYKTETYDDYKDETTIDDSIMDADSLWVDTQDDDRSIMTEQLETIPKEEKAEKEARRPSLEKHRKEKPFKTGRGRISTPERKIAKKEPSTVSRDEVRRKKAVYKKAELAKKTEVQAHSPSRKFILKPAIKYTRPTHLSCVKRKTTATGGESTQASSVFKQAKDKVSDGVTKSPEKRSSLPRPSSILPPRRGVSGDRDENSFSLNSSISSSARRTTRSEPIRRAGKSGTSTPTTPGSTAITPGTPPSYSSRTPGTPGTPSYPRTPHTPGTPKSAILVPSEKKVAIIRTPPKSPATPKQLRLINQPLPDLKNVKSKIGSTDNIKYQPKGGQVQIVTKKIDLSHVTSKCGSLKNIRHRPGGGRVKIESVKLDFKEKAQAKVGSLDNAHHVPGGGNVKIDSQKLNFREHAKARVDHGAEIITQSPGRSSVASPRRLSNVSSSGSINLLESPQLATLAEDVTAALAKQGL